A portion of the Halodesulfovibrio aestuarii DSM 17919 = ATCC 29578 genome contains these proteins:
- the prfB gene encoding peptide chain release factor 2 (programmed frameshift), producing the protein MLQLADLRTKSNALTEQFNSLWRRLDLKGSKDRLDEIEKQLSSPGAWDNPDKLTPVLQEKSQLETQVDRLETLMQVKDDLAEWLTLAEEDQSTEVLDTLNEQTTLLEELLEQTELNLLLSAPEDQNSAILEIHPGAGGTEAQDWAQMLLRMYVRWADRHKFKVEYLDLLDGDEAGIKSVTLRIKGENAYGFLKGERGIHRLIRISPFDSSGRRHTSFASIDVIPDAGKDITVDIKEGDLRIDVFRSSGPGGQSVNTTSSAVRITHVPTGVTAQCQNEKSQHANKDTALQILKSRLYEIELRKVQDERQAEYAGKMDISFGSQIRTYTLQPYRLVKDHRTNSEIGDVDSVLDGKLDQFLRDFLLYLHAEKTT; encoded by the exons ATGCTTCAATTAGCGGATTTAAGAACTAAAAGTAACGCTTTAACCGAACAGTTCAACTCCTTATGGAGGAGGCTT GACCTAAAAGGCAGTAAAGACCGCCTTGATGAAATTGAGAAACAACTCTCCAGTCCCGGTGCATGGGACAATCCTGACAAGCTTACCCCTGTGTTGCAGGAAAAAAGCCAGCTTGAAACACAAGTTGACCGTCTGGAAACCCTCATGCAGGTTAAAGATGATTTAGCTGAATGGCTTACACTGGCTGAAGAGGATCAAAGCACAGAGGTACTGGATACGCTCAATGAGCAGACCACACTTCTGGAAGAACTATTAGAGCAGACTGAACTTAATTTACTGCTAAGCGCACCGGAAGATCAAAACAGCGCAATTCTGGAAATTCACCCCGGTGCAGGTGGCACAGAGGCTCAAGACTGGGCACAAATGCTCCTCCGCATGTATGTGCGTTGGGCTGACAGACATAAATTTAAAGTCGAATATCTCGACTTACTTGATGGCGACGAGGCGGGCATTAAAAGTGTCACGCTGCGTATTAAGGGTGAAAACGCTTATGGATTCCTTAAAGGGGAACGAGGTATCCACAGGCTAATACGCATCTCACCATTTGACTCCTCAGGACGAAGGCACACTTCATTTGCGTCGATTGATGTCATTCCGGATGCCGGTAAGGACATTACGGTAGACATTAAAGAGGGTGATCTACGCATTGACGTGTTCCGCTCCAGCGGCCCGGGTGGCCAGAGCGTTAACACAACCAGTTCCGCTGTACGTATTACGCATGTTCCAACAGGCGTAACCGCACAGTGTCAAAACGAGAAATCGCAGCATGCAAACAAAGATACTGCGTTACAAATTCTTAAATCCCGACTGTATGAAATTGAACTGCGCAAAGTGCAGGACGAACGTCAGGCAGAATATGCTGGTAAAATGGATATCAGTTTCGGTAGTCAAATACGGACTTATACGCTTCAGCCATACCGCCTTGTGAAAGATCACAGGACAAACTCGGAGATCGGGGATGTTGATTCAGTTTTAGATGGAAAACTGGACCAGTTCTTGCGTGATTTCCTGCTTTATTTACATGCAGAAAAGACAACATAA